The Streptomyces luteogriseus genome includes a window with the following:
- the argH gene encoding argininosuccinate lyase yields MSSNSGDVRLWGGRFADGPAEALAKLSASVHFDWRLAPYDIAGSRAHARVLHKAGLLTEDELTRMIDGLDRLEADVADGSFVGTIADEDVHTALERGLLERLGPDLGGKLRAGRSRNDQVATLFRMYLRDHARIVGGLIAELQDALIGLAEAHPDVAMPGRTHLQHAQPVLFAHHVLAHVQSLSRDAERLRQWDARTAVSPYGSGALAGSSLGLDPEAVAKDLGFEHGSSGNSIDGTASRDFVAEFAFITAMIGVNLSRIAEEVIIWNTKEFSFVTLHDAFSTGSSIMPQKKNPDIAELARGKSGRLIGNLTGLMATLKALPLAYNRDLQEDKEPVFDSIDQLEVLLPAFTGMMATLTVHRERMEELAPAGFSLATDIAEWLVKQGVPFRVAHEVAGECVKVAEAEGKELDGLTDEQFAKISAHLTPEVRTVLNVPGALASRNGRGGTAPSAVAVQLAEVKADVAAQHEWAVAKGSAL; encoded by the coding sequence GTGAGCAGCAACAGCGGTGATGTCCGGCTCTGGGGCGGCCGTTTCGCCGACGGCCCCGCCGAGGCCCTGGCGAAGCTGTCCGCGTCCGTCCACTTCGACTGGCGGCTCGCGCCGTACGACATCGCCGGTTCGCGCGCCCACGCGCGCGTGCTGCACAAGGCGGGCCTCCTCACGGAGGACGAGCTCACCCGCATGATCGACGGACTGGACCGGCTGGAGGCGGACGTCGCCGACGGCTCCTTCGTCGGCACGATCGCCGACGAGGACGTCCACACCGCCCTGGAGCGTGGCCTCCTGGAGCGCCTCGGTCCCGACCTCGGCGGCAAGCTGCGGGCCGGCCGCTCCCGCAACGACCAGGTCGCGACGCTCTTCCGCATGTACCTGCGCGATCACGCCCGGATCGTCGGCGGCCTGATCGCCGAACTCCAGGACGCGCTGATCGGCCTCGCCGAAGCCCACCCCGACGTGGCCATGCCCGGCCGCACCCACCTCCAGCATGCCCAGCCCGTCCTCTTCGCCCACCACGTCCTGGCACACGTCCAGTCCCTCTCCCGGGACGCGGAACGGCTGCGCCAGTGGGACGCGCGCACGGCGGTCTCGCCCTACGGCTCGGGCGCCCTGGCGGGCTCCTCCCTCGGGCTCGACCCGGAGGCGGTGGCGAAGGACCTCGGCTTTGAACACGGCTCGTCCGGCAACTCCATCGACGGCACGGCCTCCCGGGACTTCGTCGCCGAGTTCGCCTTCATCACGGCGATGATCGGGGTCAACCTCTCCCGGATCGCCGAGGAGGTCATCATCTGGAACACGAAGGAGTTCTCCTTCGTGACCCTGCACGACGCGTTCTCCACGGGCTCGTCGATCATGCCGCAGAAGAAGAACCCGGACATCGCCGAGCTGGCCCGCGGCAAGTCGGGCCGTCTCATCGGCAACCTGACGGGTCTGATGGCCACGCTCAAGGCCCTCCCGCTCGCGTACAACCGCGACCTCCAGGAGGACAAGGAGCCGGTCTTCGACTCCATCGACCAGCTGGAGGTCCTGCTCCCGGCCTTCACCGGCATGATGGCCACCCTCACCGTCCACCGCGAGCGCATGGAGGAACTGGCCCCGGCCGGCTTCTCCCTCGCCACGGACATCGCCGAGTGGCTCGTGAAGCAGGGCGTCCCGTTCCGTGTGGCCCATGAGGTCGCCGGCGAGTGCGTGAAGGTCGCCGAGGCCGAGGGCAAGGAACTGGACGGGCTGACGGACGAGCAGTTCGCCAAGATCTCCGCCCATCTGACCCCCGAGGTCCGCACGGTCCTCAACGTCCCCGGCGCCCTGGCCTCCCGCAACGGCAGGGGCGGCACGGCCCCGAGCGCGGTCGCCGTCCAGCTGGCAGAGGTGAAGGCGGACGTGGCGGCCCAGCACGAGTGGGCGGTGGCCAAGGGAAGCGCCCTTTAG
- a CDS encoding aldo/keto reductase, whose product MPFARLATATTPTCHIGLGLAAVGRPGYINLGRDQDLGEDRSVETLRTRTHELLDAAYAQGVRYFDAARSYGRSEEFLADWLGDRPGLDDIVVGSKWGYTYTADWSTDAEKHEVKDHTLAAYERQRAESDALLGGRLDLYQIHSVTPDSPALTDKELHAKLAEAAAQGLTVGFSTSGPAQADAIRAALAVTVDGEPLFRTVQSTYNVLETSAAPALAEAHDAGLTVIVKEGMANGRLAGPHAPDAVREIAERTGLGCDAVALAVILRQPWAGVVLSGAATTNQLASNLHAAVVDLDDDQLTRLATPAEEPHAYWERRARLPWH is encoded by the coding sequence ATGCCCTTCGCGCGACTGGCTACCGCAACGACCCCCACCTGCCACATCGGACTGGGCCTCGCCGCCGTGGGACGCCCCGGCTACATCAACCTCGGCCGGGACCAGGACCTCGGAGAGGACCGCAGCGTGGAAACGCTGCGCACCCGCACCCACGAACTCCTCGACGCCGCCTACGCCCAGGGCGTCCGCTACTTCGACGCCGCCCGCTCCTACGGCCGCTCCGAGGAGTTCCTCGCCGACTGGCTGGGGGACCGGCCCGGCCTCGACGACATCGTCGTGGGCAGCAAGTGGGGCTACACCTACACCGCCGACTGGTCCACCGACGCCGAGAAGCACGAGGTCAAGGACCACACCCTCGCCGCCTACGAACGGCAGCGCGCGGAGAGCGACGCCCTGCTCGGCGGACGGCTCGACCTCTACCAGATCCACTCGGTGACCCCGGACAGCCCGGCCCTCACCGACAAGGAACTGCACGCGAAGCTCGCGGAAGCCGCTGCGCAGGGCCTCACCGTCGGCTTCTCCACCAGCGGCCCCGCCCAGGCGGACGCGATCCGGGCCGCCCTCGCCGTGACGGTCGACGGCGAACCCCTCTTCCGTACCGTGCAGTCCACGTACAACGTGCTGGAGACCTCCGCCGCCCCCGCCCTCGCCGAGGCGCACGACGCCGGGCTCACCGTGATCGTCAAGGAGGGCATGGCCAACGGCCGGCTCGCCGGGCCGCACGCCCCCGACGCCGTGCGGGAGATCGCCGAACGGACCGGGCTGGGCTGCGACGCCGTCGCCCTGGCCGTGATCCTCCGGCAGCCCTGGGCCGGTGTCGTCCTCTCCGGCGCCGCCACCACCAACCAGCTCGCCTCGAACCTGCACGCGGCCGTGGTCGACCTCGACGACGACCAGCTGACCCGCCTCGCCACGCCGGCGGAGGAGCCGCACGCGTACTGGGAGCGGCGCGCGCGGCTGCCCTGGCACTGA
- a CDS encoding TetR/AcrR family transcriptional regulator, which translates to MAVDPEHVLRAAAALLTHNSTATMDEVAKAAGISRATLHRHFAGRDALVRALEALCIAECEAALDAARLDEGPASEAVRRLVGAVESAAGLLAFLYTENQLFEGEEQNAGWALIDDRISALFRRGQLSGEFRIDLTPAWLTEALYGLMASGAWMVHSGKGAPKDFQHMIVELLLGGALRREES; encoded by the coding sequence ATGGCTGTCGACCCTGAGCACGTGCTGCGCGCCGCCGCGGCCCTGCTGACCCACAACTCCACCGCGACCATGGACGAGGTCGCCAAGGCCGCCGGAATCAGCCGAGCCACGCTGCACCGCCACTTCGCCGGGCGGGACGCCCTCGTCCGGGCGCTGGAGGCGCTCTGCATCGCGGAGTGCGAGGCCGCCCTGGACGCGGCCCGGCTCGACGAGGGCCCGGCGAGCGAGGCCGTGCGCCGGCTCGTCGGAGCCGTCGAGTCGGCCGCCGGGCTGCTCGCGTTCCTCTACACCGAGAACCAGTTGTTCGAGGGCGAGGAGCAGAACGCGGGCTGGGCCCTGATCGACGACCGGATCTCGGCACTGTTCCGCCGCGGTCAGCTCAGCGGCGAGTTCCGTATCGACCTCACGCCCGCGTGGCTCACCGAGGCGCTGTACGGCCTGATGGCCTCCGGCGCCTGGATGGTGCACAGCGGCAAGGGCGCCCCCAAGGACTTCCAGCACATGATCGTCGAGCTGCTGCTCGGCGGCGCACTCAGGAGAGAGGAATCATGA
- a CDS encoding MFS transporter produces the protein MTSTLQPTMTTEAVKRPGRWLALGVLVLAVLLVAVDATVLGLATPYISEDLKPSGTQLLWIGDVYSFVIAGLLVSMGSLGDRIGRKRILLIGATAFGAISVFNAYATTPEMMIVARALLGVAGATLMPATLALIRNLFHDPRERSLAVGIWGATASAGTAVGPIVGGFLLEHFWWGSVFLINLPVMAVLVLVGIKLLPESRTANPGPWDLVSVLLSLVGMIGVVYAIKEAATHGFAWSTLAAGLLGAAALYGFVRRQLTLPVPLLDMRLFRNRGFSGAVLADLLTILGLSGLVFFLSQYLQLVQGRRPLEAGLAELPAAIGAVVAGLIAGRVARRFSVRGVVSGGLAAIGLALAALTVLDQSTGYPLLGTALLVVGVGAGFSFTVTADVILSGVPKEHAGSASAVSETAYELGAALGIAALGSIVTGVYRDFTGPAGTPAEAHESLGGAVEAAAGMPAHSAAVMLDAARTSFVDGLALAAGVGAAVLLAAAVAAWFLLRGQKLEGGAPEHT, from the coding sequence ATGACCAGCACCCTGCAGCCGACGATGACGACCGAGGCGGTGAAGCGCCCGGGCCGCTGGCTCGCGCTCGGCGTTCTCGTGCTCGCCGTGCTGCTGGTGGCCGTCGACGCGACCGTCCTCGGTCTCGCGACCCCCTACATCAGCGAGGACCTGAAGCCCTCCGGCACCCAACTGCTGTGGATCGGCGACGTCTACTCCTTCGTCATCGCCGGTCTGCTCGTCTCCATGGGCAGCCTCGGCGACCGGATCGGCCGCAAGCGGATCCTGTTGATCGGTGCGACGGCGTTCGGCGCGATATCCGTGTTCAACGCCTACGCCACGACACCCGAGATGATGATCGTCGCCCGGGCGCTGCTCGGTGTCGCCGGCGCGACCCTGATGCCGGCCACGCTCGCCCTGATCCGCAACCTCTTCCACGACCCGCGCGAGCGCAGCCTTGCCGTCGGCATCTGGGGCGCAACCGCCTCCGCCGGTACGGCCGTCGGCCCGATCGTGGGCGGGTTCCTGCTGGAGCACTTCTGGTGGGGTTCGGTCTTCCTGATCAACCTGCCCGTGATGGCCGTCCTGGTCCTGGTCGGGATCAAGCTGCTGCCCGAGTCGCGCACCGCGAACCCCGGTCCCTGGGACCTGGTCAGCGTCTTGCTGTCGCTGGTCGGCATGATCGGCGTCGTGTACGCGATCAAGGAGGCGGCCACTCACGGCTTCGCGTGGAGCACCCTGGCCGCCGGCCTGCTGGGCGCGGCCGCCCTGTACGGGTTCGTGCGCCGTCAGCTCACGCTCCCCGTCCCGCTGCTGGACATGCGGCTGTTCCGCAACCGCGGCTTCAGCGGGGCGGTGCTGGCGGACCTGCTGACCATCCTCGGCCTGTCCGGGCTGGTGTTCTTCCTGTCCCAGTATCTGCAACTCGTCCAGGGCAGGCGCCCGCTCGAGGCCGGGCTGGCGGAACTGCCCGCGGCGATCGGCGCGGTGGTGGCCGGACTGATCGCCGGGCGGGTGGCCCGGCGCTTCTCGGTGCGGGGCGTCGTCTCCGGCGGCCTCGCGGCGATCGGCCTGGCCCTGGCCGCGCTCACGGTGCTCGACCAGTCCACCGGCTACCCGCTGCTCGGGACCGCGCTGCTGGTGGTCGGCGTGGGCGCCGGCTTCTCGTTCACCGTGACGGCGGACGTGATCCTCTCCGGTGTGCCCAAGGAGCACGCGGGCTCGGCGTCCGCCGTGTCCGAGACGGCGTACGAACTCGGTGCCGCGCTCGGCATCGCCGCGCTCGGCTCGATCGTGACCGGCGTCTACCGCGACTTCACCGGCCCGGCGGGCACACCGGCAGAGGCCCACGAGTCACTGGGCGGCGCGGTCGAGGCGGCCGCGGGCATGCCGGCCCACAGCGCCGCCGTGATGCTGGACGCGGCCCGCACGTCCTTCGTCGACGGCCTCGCCCTCGCGGCGGGCGTGGGCGCGGCGGTCCTGCTGGCAGCGGCGGTGGCGGCCTGGTTCCTGCTACGAGGCCAGAAGCTGGAGGGCGGCGCCCCGGAACACACGTAA
- a CDS encoding lysophospholipid acyltransferase family protein: MSRFALIKAVLGPIMRLMFRPQVEGAEHIPGTGPVILAGNHLTFIDSMILPLVCDRQVVFIGKDEYVTGKGLKGRLMAWFFTGVGMIPVDRDGGRGGVAALMTGRRVLEEGRMFGIYPEGTRSPDGRLYRGRTGIARLTLMTGAPVVPFAMIGTDKLQPGGAGLPRPGKVTVRFGEAMEFSRYEGMDRDRYVLRAVTDSVMTEVMQLSGQEYVDMYASKAKEAA; encoded by the coding sequence TTGTCCCGCTTCGCGCTCATCAAGGCAGTGCTCGGCCCGATCATGCGCCTGATGTTCCGCCCACAGGTGGAGGGTGCGGAGCACATTCCCGGCACTGGCCCGGTCATCCTGGCCGGCAACCACCTGACGTTCATCGACTCGATGATCCTTCCGCTGGTCTGCGACCGGCAGGTCGTCTTCATCGGCAAGGACGAGTACGTGACCGGCAAGGGCCTCAAGGGCCGGCTGATGGCCTGGTTCTTCACCGGCGTCGGCATGATCCCGGTGGACCGTGACGGCGGGCGCGGCGGTGTCGCCGCGCTGATGACCGGCCGTCGGGTGCTGGAGGAAGGCCGGATGTTCGGCATCTACCCGGAGGGGACGCGCTCGCCCGACGGGCGGCTGTACCGGGGGCGGACGGGCATCGCCCGGCTGACGCTGATGACGGGGGCGCCCGTGGTTCCCTTCGCCATGATCGGCACGGACAAGCTTCAGCCGGGCGGGGCGGGGCTGCCCCGGCCCGGCAAGGTCACCGTGCGGTTCGGTGAGGCGATGGAGTTCTCCCGGTACGAGGGGATGGACCGGGACCGGTATGTGCTGCGGGCCGTGACCGACTCGGTGATGACCGAGGTCATGCAGTTGTCCGGGCAGGAGTATGTGGACATGTACGCGAGCAAGGCGAAGGAAGCGGCGTAG
- a CDS encoding glycerophosphodiester phosphodiesterase, with amino-acid sequence MGTQESNEETSGTGRRALLGAAVLGAGGAVLGMAGTARADGTRHGGGLRSLPKPTIIGHRGASGYRPEHTFGSYQLALDLGADIVEAGDLVPTKDGHLVCRHEPEIGGTTDVADHPEFAGRKTTKLLDGVSTTGWFTEDFTLAELKTLRAVERIPANRPHNTLYNGRWEIPTFEEVLRWQDEQTRRRGKQVWIYPELKHPTYFREQGLPLEERVAKLLRKHRKDRRTSPVILQSFEPTSIQRLHKLVDNPLVVLLSSANSRPWDFVETGDPRTVADLVKPAGLREIASYAQGIGPTLDLVVPRDAQGNLTRPTTLVSDAHKVGLILHPYTMRNENPFLPANFRKGADADAYGDVFGAYKAYFATGIDGVFTDQPDTGLLAREDFNG; translated from the coding sequence ATGGGAACGCAGGAGTCGAACGAAGAAACGAGCGGTACCGGACGGCGGGCCCTGCTCGGTGCGGCGGTCCTCGGCGCCGGCGGAGCGGTGCTCGGGATGGCCGGCACCGCCCGAGCGGACGGCACCCGGCACGGCGGCGGACTGCGGAGCCTGCCCAAGCCGACGATCATCGGCCACCGCGGCGCCAGCGGCTACCGCCCGGAGCACACCTTCGGTTCGTACCAGCTCGCTCTCGACCTGGGCGCCGACATCGTCGAGGCGGGCGACCTGGTCCCGACCAAGGACGGACACCTGGTCTGCCGTCACGAGCCGGAGATCGGCGGCACCACGGACGTCGCCGACCACCCCGAGTTCGCCGGCCGCAAGACGACCAAACTGCTCGACGGTGTCTCCACCACCGGCTGGTTCACCGAGGACTTCACGCTCGCCGAGCTGAAGACCCTGCGCGCGGTCGAGCGCATCCCGGCCAATCGTCCGCACAACACCCTCTACAACGGCCGCTGGGAGATCCCCACCTTCGAAGAGGTCCTCAGGTGGCAGGACGAGCAGACCCGCAGGCGCGGCAAGCAGGTGTGGATCTACCCCGAGCTCAAGCACCCCACCTACTTCCGCGAGCAGGGCCTCCCGCTCGAGGAGCGCGTCGCCAAGCTGCTGCGCAAGCACCGCAAGGACCGGCGCACCTCCCCGGTCATCCTGCAGTCCTTCGAGCCGACCAGCATCCAGCGCCTGCACAAGCTCGTCGACAACCCGCTCGTCGTCCTGCTCTCCTCGGCGAACTCCCGGCCCTGGGACTTCGTCGAGACCGGCGACCCGCGCACGGTCGCCGACCTGGTCAAGCCGGCCGGTCTCAGGGAGATCGCCTCCTACGCGCAGGGCATCGGCCCGACCCTGGACCTGGTCGTCCCGCGCGACGCCCAGGGCAACCTCACCCGGCCGACGACCCTCGTCTCCGACGCGCACAAGGTGGGCCTGATCCTGCACCCGTACACCATGCGCAACGAGAACCCGTTCCTGCCCGCGAACTTCCGCAAGGGCGCGGACGCGGACGCCTACGGTGATGTCTTCGGCGCCTACAAGGCCTACTTCGCGACCGGCATCGACGGCGTCTTCACCGACCAGCCCGACACGGGTCTGCTGGCCCGCGAGGACTTCAACGGCTGA
- a CDS encoding RNA polymerase sigma factor, protein MTHDLVTALRPLLTAEASAEAYSTGTEPGDLEQAVWLRLLERLDAEDPPPDPRRWLRNAVRSEARRTRRTSRLERPYAAEPVDDGERDPEQLALAAARGRALREAVRRLPGRCPRLMEALLSPEDLTYREIAGELGISQGSLGPERSRCLGCLRRLLPPEVAAR, encoded by the coding sequence ATGACGCACGACCTGGTCACCGCCCTGCGCCCGCTGCTCACCGCCGAGGCCTCCGCGGAGGCATATTCCACCGGAACCGAGCCGGGCGACCTCGAGCAGGCGGTCTGGCTCCGCCTGCTGGAGCGCCTCGACGCCGAGGACCCGCCGCCCGACCCCCGGCGGTGGCTCCGCAATGCCGTCCGCTCCGAGGCGCGCCGCACCCGCCGTACGAGCCGCCTCGAACGGCCCTACGCCGCCGAACCGGTCGACGACGGAGAGCGCGATCCCGAACAGCTCGCCCTCGCCGCGGCCCGCGGCCGGGCCCTGCGCGAGGCCGTGCGCCGCCTCCCGGGCCGCTGTCCCCGGCTCATGGAGGCCCTGCTCTCGCCGGAGGACCTGACATACCGGGAAATCGCAGGGGAGTTGGGTATCTCACAGGGGAGTCTTGGTCCGGAACGTTCCAGATGCCTGGGATGTCTCCGGAGATTGCTTCCGCCGGAGGTTGCGGCCCGCTGA
- a CDS encoding GNAT family N-acetyltransferase: MGMSVTISAATEQDAEQIFRLQYLCFQPEAALYGNYRIDPLVQTLDSVREEVARDCVFVARLGEEVVGSVRGAATEDGAAAIGKLCVHPRLQGHGIGARLLRAAESALAGRHGATRFRLHTGHRSEGNLRLYRKVGYETVGTSQGADGVPMIVLEKPASTYAATA; the protein is encoded by the coding sequence ATGGGCATGAGCGTGACCATCTCTGCGGCGACCGAGCAGGACGCGGAGCAGATCTTCAGACTGCAGTACCTGTGCTTCCAGCCGGAGGCGGCGCTGTACGGGAACTACCGCATCGACCCGCTCGTCCAAACCCTCGACTCGGTCCGTGAAGAGGTCGCCCGCGACTGCGTCTTCGTGGCCCGGCTCGGCGAGGAGGTCGTCGGCTCGGTCCGCGGCGCGGCCACCGAGGACGGCGCCGCCGCGATCGGCAAGCTCTGCGTCCACCCCCGCCTCCAGGGCCACGGCATCGGCGCCCGGCTCCTGCGGGCTGCCGAATCGGCCCTCGCCGGCCGGCACGGCGCCACCCGCTTCCGCCTCCACACCGGTCACCGCAGCGAGGGCAACCTCCGCCTCTACCGCAAGGTCGGCTACGAGACGGTGGGCACGTCCCAGGGCGCCGACGGCGTACCGATGATCGTCCTGGAGAAGCCGGCGAGCACCTACGCGGCGACGGCGTGA